CCTTCTCCTGTAGGTAAATGCTCAGATTTGCATTGTATGGGTGGGTAGTAGAACCAGTGCAGATGGGATGGAGGGCTAAGATGGCTCTGACCTGACTCTTACCTGCATGTTCTTCTTCTGACAGGAGAGAAACTCAAACCCTCTTAAAACTGGTTTGATTTTCATTAACATGTTAAGCTTGACCCCTAAGGAATGACAACATTGAGTCTGTGCCCTTTCCAACCAATCTTCAAAATGAAGTGTGAGCTAGTAGGGGATTCATATTATTGTGTTAAGTGTTTACTGTATATGAATGTGATGCTAAACAACATGGAGTCAACAGAACTAACCACGCCTCCCCTTTATCTGTTTACTATAGGGAGAGGATTTCCATAGGTACCACACACCTTAGACAGTCACTTCCATGGCACACAAGTTTAGACCTGACCTTTGACCTAGTCTACGTTCCACTTCCCTTTTGGCCCCTGCCAATAATACACTGTGGGCCCCATATTGAACCAGCAGTGGGACCCGCCCATCGCTAACTCCACTGGATATCTGCTGTGATAACAAAGCTATCTCAGGCTGCATTGTGCTTGCATGCAATATGGAATTGGGAGGTTGGTGGGGCGGGCTAGGCTGGAGGTGTATGTGATAGCAGTATAGCCTTGACCATGTGATCTCATCAGGGTTCAGCCTGTGCCTCGGCTATGGCTCTGACTGGGATCTGTCTGGTGAGGGACAATTAAAAGGAAGGAGGAGATGCTCATGCCAGTGGGGAAATAAATACTGAGAGGAACATTGTGGTCACTGTACATACATGTTTATCATTGGTCTCTCGTGTCCCCCTGCAGCAgacatagtgagcaatatgtcGAATATGTCGAATATGTCGAATCACAGAAATCGCTGTATCAAATcagaatacatatagaatcgcaaTAAATATCgtattggcacctaagtatcgcgataatatcgtatcgtgaggagCCCTAGTAATTCCCAGCACTACCATTTAAGTGGTATGTCACATGAATTCAAGTCCACTACACAGGCCAGTTTCACTAGATCACCATCACTGTTCACGTCGGGACATGGTAGATCATTAATGACTAAGATGAAAAACCTTTGGACATACATAGGTCTATTGGAATAAAAATGCAGCAGAATGTGTTTTGTGTGAGAGTTCAACTTCTATTCAATCTGAGGATGTTTACTGATAATGGTGTCAACTCATATCCATAAAACCTCAAGAAGTATGGGACAAATAATATAGGTCCCACCGAGCAGAGACATTGTAAACATGAGCTTCTGTTATACACCGGAACATTATAAAAAGGCAGGTTTCCATACAGTGTGGAAGTGATTATAAGGATTGTTTTTGGCACACTGTGCTCTACCAACAATGGTAATGAGAAGATATCACACACACCAACCAAAATATGTACCAAAGTTACTATATAACACAAACCAATGGGCACACAGAAATATTCCCATTAAACATATTACATACTTATAACTGATGTGATAATCAAGTATATGTAAATAAGATGTTAAATAAAATAGGGTCATAAAGACAACTACCATCCTCATCATTAATTAACTCATttcaaaataaaacaattacagGCAATAGAATCACTGTTTTCCCCTCGACTAGAAGATACAGACAGGATGTCAATTTTTTAGAAACAAAGAATTGGCTAGCACAAACCAGATCACATCTGCCTGCTCCAACAAACACACCAATTACACTGACCATCTTTATTCACTCCCCCACTTTCAAGAGGCTGAAACCATGACAACTAGCCTTAGGGAAGATGTTTGCCTTGGTGATGCCTGTAAATAAAGGTATGTTTATCCTCACACCTCTAAATAACTGGGTACCAGGAATGTGTGTTTCATTAAGGAGAAACGTTTTACTTGTTTCTGGTTGTCACTTCAGTAGGCAGCAACAGATACGTCAGGATTCACCTTAGGCAAACAAAGCAAAATGGAGCATCGCGTGCCAAGCAACAAAATGAGCCTAATCTAAATCAATATTGGAATTTCATCAGGTATGTAGTAAAACTGAATGTTTGTTGACAAAAACTACACAGTTGAGGGATCAAAACTACAACCCACCCAAGTTGTACAACTACTGTCCCTCCAGTTTAACTTTCTAGTACTTGGCACAATGCCACTCAAGCTCCAAAGTCCAGGGCCAGAATTGTAGAAGAAATGTCCTAGCATACACAAAGCCCCTGAAGTAGCCTAAATACTGAGAAACCTCTATCTGTGCTTTTGGTCAGAGTGGAATGGGGTATACAGTAAAGGAGAATGTTCAGTGTTGAGAAGACAACCTGGTCATGATATGCGTGCTGAGTATACCAGGTGGATAAACAGCGCCCGGGGCATATTATTACAAAGCGCAACAACTAAGGCTTTGACCATAGAGATTTGCCCTAATTTGAGAGCTGtaggagggttgtgtgtgtgcgtttggttGACCTTGCAGATGTTAGCACTCGTTTGAGAGTGttcctgtgctgtgtgtgtgccgtgtgtgaTATGGTCTTTTACCTGCTCTGGCTGGGGGGCTCTGGAGACAGTTCTGGGAGACCATGGCTGTATGAGCGGAGGTAGTGGCGTGGCTGCTGAGGTCGACCACAGAGGGTATGGGGGGTGCTGGGGAAACCTGCTGGATAGTGGGCTGCCGGGACTGCTGTGGCTGATTTTGGTTATTCTGAGCTGGGTTTGCGGGGATGCCATTCTCTGACAGAAACTCTTCCAGGTCCATGTACTCTAGCTGAAAGTTGTCCCCATCATATGGCAAGGTCTTGTCCCACAAGGTTGGCCCTAGGAAGGCCGACTGTGGAGTATTGGCACCGCCTTCCTCATCCAACTTTTTCTCTTTCGCATTCTTCTCTTTTCCAAAACCTGCAAATATTTGGAGAGAGTCATATCACTGTTAGACCAAAACAGCCAAACAATGCCTTTACAATGTCAAAACGGCTAAGCCAATAAAAGgcaaagtattttttattttttataaataaatgtcCACTTGAGCTGTATTTGAATGTTTATATACTTGATGCAAATAGATAAATATCCAAACTACAGTAAACACCCCATCAACTCCAATAGCAAAAAAAAACCTCTAGGGGACAACCTCCAGTCTCaggaaatatattttaatttctcTTCAACCTATTTCCAGAAGTTTTAAAGAGTTTTTCAAATCTTTATCTATATATTCCCTATCAAGTTGTTGACAAATAAGTACTAAATGGTTTCTAGACTGGCTAGTCTTTGGAATACTAACTATAGTGTATTTACAGTAGATTACAAACTTCCCACAATGTACTACTGTTGGACTTGCTTTTGCcctttaaatgtatttttgtagTAGTGTTAAGATTTTTGCCTAAGTTGTTGGGAAAGTGGTCCAAATAGCTGATGTGTCAAAAGTCTAAATGTTTACTCATTGTCTCATGGTAGAAATGTGCTCACCCAGTGCTATAAAATGTTACATTTCTGAAACTTATATGACAGTTAATTCAACAGTGGGAAGTTAGCTCAACGAATGCAGTGGATAACCATTACTAAAACAGCTGTCACTTTTGATCAGAAGAAGGTAATTCTGTTCTGATTACAGATTTGAAtgtgttgtcacgataccagagTTTTGACTtcgataccaggtttagtatcacgaTACCAAAAATGATACCAattgaaaaaaaataaagggTATTAGCCAAAGTCACAGAATGGTAATTGATCCAGATGGATCTTTTGAGTCCATTATCATTACATTTGTAAAATGTTTTAATGTAtgcattaattaattaattattaaataaatgtcttctttttttttttttaccaatcaaACTTCATAACATTATGGTCATCgtttatttgaatggtaaatctctagtctattgataaactgggtaaatcaagatgtagcctaggTCTATTTACAAAACAAgtgaatgcatattcaataggagtgtgtcCATGCATTTAGTTATTGACcttgtcttggctgatttcattggAATACAGATGAAAACCAATCTGTTTTCCTTCCATTTGGGACTTATTTTAAAGTATGCACGTTCTCTTTAAGACCCATGACGTcattcacacatgcacacacttttGAAAACAGTTTCAACATTTCTACATGCTGTTTTtcattattcaagtgtgttaacttATGTGCCGCATAAGTGGTGATGCAGctcagactcccagtggttcctcctGACAGGCTTGGGATAGCAATGAGTAAGTGGAGCAGGCACGGTGCTCTCGCGCTATAAGCGGACATCGGCTACGCTGATTGACAGACTTGGTCCTACCTCAATCCGTAGACGACATGAGACATGGCAGAAGTACCAAATATAACAAAAATGCTGGTACCCAACCGTTTTTCAGGTTCTAGTATAGAAAAAGTACTGAAGTTTCGGTGTATCGTGAAACACGCatttgaatagcagagaagtagaccaaGATCTCATACCCTCGAAGTTTTTTTGTCTAAAGTGCTGGGGAGTTCGGCAAAAACAATTTTTTTCAGAAAATGCAGTTGATGCGCTTactaaaacagctgtaccgtTTTATCGCAACAATATATTTTTGTTACAATTTCAGATTTCAAtagaagaagtagaggaagattccATACACCCTAActttttgtctaacttgttggCAAAGTGTCTATGTAGCTGATTGTTGTCACAAGTTATTGTGCATAGAATGTTGGAtgtaatgatgtcacaatgggaccTTTAGAATGTTGAAATCCCTTTAGAGTCGATGGAGGACAAAACGAAGGTCAAAAAGCTTTATAGTTTATAAAGTGCATCCAAAAGTTGTATTCAAGCACACTGGTCCTGACCACTCTGCACTTTTTAAACGTTTGAATGACGTTTATAGCTTAAACGGTGTACGAAAAAAATAGCACTCCAAATAATAATAAGTACTGTATGCCAAAACTTACAGTGGGACGTTTTCTGTCGTAAATCACATGAATTAAAGGGATAGTTGCTACACTGTATCCTTATCAGGCCGGAGCTGTCATACCAGGAATGTATTTTTGACATTTAATGACAAATTGCAACCATCATGGATCATACTGTACTCCTTCCCGATCTGGCTAGATGTAGTAGTACTAATACATTACACTTAATGCGGAAATCAGCAGtataaacaataacaaagcggatCCCCGACACTggttcggtaaaaagctgagggatggggctagagaaatgtaaccaccGAAATGCATAGACATTAAGAGTTTGAGTTATGGATACAAGGATTGCATTagggctatatagtgtttgtttacaaacattggagtaaaacaatcttatatttggggttctgatggggtatgatagttgaactaagctcatgaggcattttatTTATAAGTTCtactcttcaagaatcaatgaatttataagtccaaaaatggatgtagcaacagTGATTGTCCCTTTAATTTACACTTGAATCAACGCCAATTCTTAGTAAACGAAGGTAAGAAACACCGGGCTACTGAAATATTGTAGCCATCCGTTGTTTTTTTTCTGTATTGTTACTTGCTTGCTCACGCGCTGCAACACTGACAGATCATGCTTGAAAGCAAGAACGACAAAACAATCGTCTCAAAAATGAATGTAAACTACCACGTAACAAATTATTTGATGTCTGCGTTTTGTTTACCTTCATGATGAAATGGCAGCTTCATTGGATTCTCCAACAGGGATTTCAGTACGCCATTAGTTGGAGTTTGGAAAGATGAGTTTAAAGGAACAGGTCTGGCCATTTTCTCCATTGGTCTGGAGGACGATAGTATAGCGTACAATTGCTGTTATTCCAAAAGAAGACCCACGTTTGAAAATATGTTAAACAAACACCAAACGTCAATGCTTGACCCAACCTGTAGTTCAGACCGAGAAATTGATATCCGCGCAGAAAATAACAATTACGGTTTTCGTCGAACGACGCTAGTTCGAGAAGGCAGAGAACTAACTGGATGTCAAGCTCAAGATGGTTCACAATCCATTTGTGGACACCTATGTACATGACGTCAAACCTTTGGCAAATACTTGAATACCGACTCTgcgaatgagagggagggaaggagggactgACCACTGCTGAATTGGGAACTTATTTGTTTCACGTTTTTTCCCTATCATTTTTTCTCTCAGTCCTTTTCTCCTTGAAAATATATATGTCAATCATGTTAATTGAAAGATTACTCCGACATGGCGTATGTGATCGCTGTACTACCCACATCCATTAGCCTTGGTATGTAGTGCAAGATCCATAGATTGAGCCCCAgttacagttctctctctcccggttAGGCTACACCATTgtgttatttactgtatgtttgttcattccatgtgtaactctgtgttgttgtttgtgtcgcactgctttgctttatcttggccaggtcgcagttgtaaatgagaatttgttctcaactggcctacctggttaaataaaggtgaaataaattgaTGAAACACTGGTGGCAGCAGTGGGCTCATTGTGGTGTTCTCTCAGGGCCTTGTAAGCATGTGAAGCTTTGAGTGTGAGGACATACAACCCTTCTTTAAAGAGGGGGAATATTGTAATTTAGGCCTACTGCAATGTGGTGTAGAGAGCTTTGTTGGACATATACACAGAGGCCTGTGTTATTAGGTGC
This genomic stretch from Oncorhynchus clarkii lewisi isolate Uvic-CL-2024 chromosome 13, UVic_Ocla_1.0, whole genome shotgun sequence harbors:
- the LOC139364961 gene encoding hepatic leukemia factor-like — its product is MEKMARPVPLNSSFQTPTNGVLKSLLENPMKLPFHHEGFGKEKNAKEKKLDEEGGANTPQSAFLGPTLWDKTLPYDGDNFQLEYMDLEEFLSENGIPANPAQNNQNQPQQSRQPTIQQVSPAPPIPSVVDLSSHATTSAHTAMVSQNCLQSPPARAVLPSAARNTPSPIDPESIQVPVGYEPDPADLALSSVPGQEMFDPRKRKFAPEELKPQPMIKKARKIFIPEDLKDDKYWARRRKNNVAAKRSRDARRLKENQIAIRAGFLEKENGALRSEVADLRKELGRTKNIVAKYEARHGPL